Below is a window of 'Nostoc azollae' 0708 DNA.
GCCTTGTGGAACTAACATTTGTGGTCTACCAATACTGTTCAATGCCGAAAAATTCTCCGTAAATTCATTAAATTCTAAAATTATATTAGCTTATTTTCGTAATAAATTACATGTTGTTATTAATTTTGAGACTAGGTATTCTGTCTTGGAACTTTTTAAACGTACTTGATGTTGGTTCAAAAGAATAAACTTTCCCAGAAGAACCCACCAATTTACTTAAAAGTATCGAAAAGTCACCTAATATTAGCACCAATATTAAAAACTAGCATTCCTTCTTTAACAAGTTTGGTAACTAGTAATTGATCGGATACAGAAAAATAGTGTTCAACGTTATCCTTTTTTGTGAAATTGAAAATAGAATATCCATTTGTAATAGATGTATTTTGAGAAATGAGGATATAATTAGGATGTTCTAGAAGATTATAATGATTCGTATAATTTTCAATTGATATAATCTAAACAAATATACTTTGCTCCATATATCTCATTTAATTCTGCAGTACCGGTAAATTCTGCGCCATCTATTAACACTAAGTCAAAATAATCTATGTTATTTTCTTGCTTGCTCCATTGAATACGAGCATCATCGACTCCAGAATTATTTAGATATTCAACATCTTGATTTAACCTACTAAGAACTCTTTCTAAGGGATATAGATTTAAATTAGTTCTATTACAGTTGTAAAAATCTATAACTTCTTGCTTATTAGGAAAACTTTCTAGTGAAACAGAGGAAAAATTATAGCATTTTACAAAAAAGTCATTTGTGTACCTATTGTGCAACTCAGTGAATCTATCTTTGGAAATTTCTATACAAAATAAAGTTGCTTGGTTAGGGGTTTCTCTTAGACTCATAACAAATGCTTCAGTACTTCCTTCCCCTGAAGATGAGCCAATCTCTAAAACACTTTTAACATCTTCTTGTCTAGCAATTCTATAAATAGCTCTATAAAATTCATCATTTTTAATTTCTGGCGGAATTAAATGGTTCAGTTCAGAATTACTACTTATTGCGTTATTCATAATGATGCTCTTAGTATTGACCCTAAGTTTCCTTAGGGAGCGCGCGCTTGCTGCTTCATAATCTGGCAACATAGCCTTATAATCCAGCTTATTAGAAACTAACTTCTCTATGATAATAATGGGTTCTCTCCTAAACGCTTTACGAACTCTTACAGCAGGCATCCCTTCTTAAAGTTACCCGTTTCTTAACCTTACCCACAATTTCCCAGAATCTATCATTTTAGAGATATGCTAATGTTTATTTTCATAAATCTTTACAATGTGTAAGTGAGTGGAAATTTATGCACAACATCTGCAATATTTTGGTATTTACGAAAAGACATCCCCAATTCAATTATTGAAGTAACTAGGTAGACACAAAATAAACATAACTATGTAACAAAATCTAAATTACTGGAAACCCTTGGGATTGGTTGATTCCCCTTTGCTGCATTCGCCATGACATAGTTATAATTTTTCCGCCCACCTACTTAATTGTTACCTGTGGAAACATAGAAATATTAGAAATATATAAACGAATGGGTATACTAAAAGTTTGGTTTTGGAAAGATGGAGTATTAACAATTTCTGCCTTAAAAGATAATCAATATAACCAGGTTAATCAAAGGGAATTATTACCAGATTTGGATTTAACCTTGTCAACCAAATATATTAATTCAAGAAAGAATCGTGATTATCATAAATATGACACAAAATCAACTGCAACAAATGTATGGAATTAATGATTTCCTCTGGTTAGAAGAGACTATTAAACTTATAAAAACAAAAAGCTTATAACTTAGAAAATTTAGACTAAGATAATCTAATTAGACCTATCAGGAAAATTAACTTGGAGTCAAAAAAATGGTAGAAGGGAATTTTGAGGGTGTACCAAAAGGAAAAATCCACTAAATTAACTATATTCAAGAATATCCACATCCTACAAAACAAATACAGGGAATAACTAACCATCAGTTTCAAGACTTGTTAGCCCGAACTGAGATGTAGCATAAAAAACTTCAAGGTGACATAGAAAGTGAAAAGATAGGTATAAATCAGAAAGGAGCAGGGGGGAAAGGGAAACTAGAGATAAAAGAACAGGTATGTCTATCCTTGTTCTATTTGAGGAAAATGCCAACATTTGAGGTTTTAGGTTTACATTTCAGTATATTGAAAACGGAAGCAAAGGACACATTTCATTACTGGCTAGAAATATTACGAAATGTTTTGCCTGCTAGTCTCCTTGAACAGGTAGAAAAACATGATAGTTATTATGCCATGGCGACTCAGAACAAAAGGCAGGAAACAAAGAGTTGTCTACCAAGGGTATTTTTGTTGAATAGGTCATTAGAGTTGTAAAAATATTCCGGGTACCTGAACAAAGATTTCCCCTGAATTCCCCAATTTACTCACAAGTGATTCTTACTATTTGTGGTTTAGTCACATTAGGAATTGGTTCATTAGTTTTGCCCATGTCATACATGTTATAGATATGAGCTCAGTTATGAATTTGTCATCAACATGTTCATGGATAGGAACTATCAGTTACTATTCCCAACCCTAATTCTTTCCTTGGCTCTTTCCTCATCTTAACACTATGGAAAGCCAGATACAGACTCCTTTGTAAATTTTCGGACCTCTCTCTTGTAAATTTAGCAGCATTGCCACAGGAGCAAAAGTCTTCTTTGAGAGCAGGGATATAAAGTTTGCAGGTATTGTATCCGACACTAAAACGTATTGCGTCACAACCAGAACCCCAAAACCTCTACGTAACTCCCCTTAATACTACCCGCTCCTTGATAAGTTGCGTCGGCAAATAGGCTAACAAAACCAAGTAAAATCACAAACTTCAAAGCTGCTGCTTTCTCTGGTATACCCTATATCTGTTAATTGCTACCTCAACAATTAAAACACGGGATACTACGAAAAAATGCTTAAGTTTGAGCTTTCTAAAGCTGGACTAATAGTTAACCTTATTCCCTATTTACGCTGCTGTGGGAAATACTCAAATCCAAAATCCAAAGTCTAAAATCTCAAATTAATCATCTTCATATTCTGCCCAAGAATTAGGAGTCTCCGATACTGCTACCTTCAGTTTTACATCTTGTGGTAATCGCTTTTTGGTTTCAGCATAAATATATTTAGCAATCATCTCCGCAGTTGTTTCATATTCAGGTGGTAAAACTTCATTGAGAACACAGTGATCTAAACCTCCTTTAGTAACATCTTTTTTAGCCCAACGTAAGCTTCTAAAATCAGCAACCATCACGGGGTGAGGACAGTATTCTGAAGAATTTAATTGTGAAGATTTTGCTTCAATTTTGACTCTATAAGTATGACCGTGCATTCTCCCACAAGGACCGTTATAGTCCTTGATGTAGTGGGCGCTATCAAACGTAAATTCTGTTAATAATTTCCATTGTGGCATCTTAAATATCACCTATATCGGTTCGATTCATGGACTTACTTGTAAAGACAGATAAATCTTCACATTCAAAGGGAAAGTTTAACCTAAATTTGTACTGATGTGAACTCAATCTTTGCTTATCCCGTATTTCTTAGTAAGAAGATTGTAAGCATCAAAAACAAATCCAGTATATCTATGGCTAGTAGATGTATAATTTACCTGACCTTAACAGCAGCAACCAACTAATCATCAATCTACAGTTGGTGTTAACTGCTATTGAGAAACCTAAATTTACAAAACTACAACTGCTTGACATACAGGATATTGCAGGTAAATCAAGCACAAAATAGGCGTGACAACACCATTCATGAATGGAATTTTGCTCTTGACTGCTGCTGCAAGGTTTGCGTTATTTTCTCTGGGCAATTTTTTCATCAAATTTGAGGAGTACAAATGCTTGAGGTTGTTGTTGTTGTTGCTTCGTTGTTACTGTCTTTAGGCGATTTCCTTTCAACTTTCTTTAATATCATGTACCTCAGTACGTTTTTGGTAGCTTTCATTTGACAACACACCACTCTTGGAAAAAGGACTTTCGCCACTATGCTATTTTAACATTCAATTATCAGGTGCTTTTAGATGGTATTTTAGGTGCGTTACCATACTTACTGGTAGCGTTATCCTCGTGGACATCATCTCATCTCAGTGTAATCTCCGGTTTGTTGTTGGGTCAATTTCATGTATCGTGGAGACATATCAATGCTTTGAGTTGGCAAATACCTAAATTCATAACTTTGTTTTGTCAGTTGTTATTTATTACTACTCATGAAGAACATTGACTACACCATCAGAAAACTAATTTGGGTTTTGGCGATATTTTTACATTTTTTGATCAACCGGCTAAAATCCGGCTACGCTGGTTGCGCTTACTCAGACTTTATAAGAACTTGGGCTAAAAACTCTTGAAGTTGAGTTTTGAAGGTTCGCAAGAAAATTCGGACTTCTAGTAGCCATATTGTTGCAGAACAGAATCACAGATATGAGAATTTCAAGGACAAGGTATGGCAGAAAATGAACGGGACAAAATACGCCACCTATCGCTTGTCCGAGATACAGAAGGACAGCGAACTATCCCCCTGTTAGAGGCTACGTACTCTTTGGGAAGGGATACTAGAAACGCTATTGTTCTCCGTTCTCAGTCAGTATCAAGACAGCACGCAATTTTATTGCGTGCTGTCTTGATACTGAAATAAATATGGGTTTCGGATTATTTATGGTGACTTCAAAGGGAAAAGAAGTACCAAAGGCATATTTATTAATGGCACTAAACAGTTTTCTCATAACCTCCAGCATGGAGACACGGTTGCTTTTGGCAATCCCCAAGCACAAGCTAAATACTATGCTATTTCCAACTTGTCAGAGGAGGCATTTGGCGCTTCTTGTTCATCTGGAGACTTGTCTGGGTTTCTTTTAGCTCAAGGAAATCCTGGTAATCATTTTGATACTCTCATTATTCATGAGACTGGCATTGAAGGATCTGGTGATGCTGTTTTAACTCGATTGGCCTCTTTTCCACAACTGATACCCAATCCAATTATCGAAATGGATTCCGAAGGAAATGTTACCTATTTGAATCCAGCAGCAAGTCGTAAGTTTCCCAGACTCAGGGAAATTGGTAAAGAACAGGGAAATTGGTAAAGAACACCCAATTTTGGCAGAACTAGGGATAAATTTTTGGACAAGCTGTTTATTACTTACCATAAACTGATTTAATTAAAACGTCTATAATTAGATATATTACTGAGGAGAACAAAGCATAAGCAGAATTACGACAGCGAGATCGCTTGCTGCAAGGAGTTGCTGAAGCTGCCAATTATTTACTCGCAGAAATGAACTATGAAATAGCAATACAAAAAGCACTTGCTACCTTTGGCGCAGCTGCCAATAGCGAGCGCATCTATCTTTTTCAAAACCATCCCCATCACCTAACAGGGGACATGGCAATGAGCCTACAGTTTGAATGGACAAAAACTGGCACCCCATCATGCCAACACCTTTGGCAAAATCAGTCTTATCAAACTTCTGGGCTAGAGCGTTGGTACAATAATCTATCAATTGGACAGCCCATTAGCCGACTCCTCCAAGAGTTTCCCACCACAGAAAAACAACTCCTGAGTCGAGACAAAATTCAGTCTATCCTGTTTGTACCCCTGGGATTAGACGAAGATTTTTGGGGCTACCTGGGTTTAGCAGACTGTACCTCTCAGCGTCATTGGTCAACCCATGAAAAATCTAGTGGATTGACCATGGCCGCTATTATCAGCGGCCCTCGTCAGCGTCAGCAGGTAGAAGAAGAATTCGTTACCAAGCCCTGCATGACCTACTTACCAGTTTGCCCAATCGCTTGCAGTTTAACGATCTACTTACCAAAGCAATAGATCAAGCAATTGAAGATTAAGAGCAAAACTGTCTAGCTGTCATGTTCCTCGATCTAGATCGTTTCAGAATCATCAATGACACCTTGGGACACACACTAGGAGACGAATTATTACAAAACGTTGCCCAAAGAATCCGACACTGCGTGAGATTAGGAGACATTATTGCTCGTTGGGGAGGTGATGAGTTTACCCTCCTACTCCCTCAAATCTCTAATAGCGAAGAAGTTATCCAGGCATCTACGAGAATTTTAGCAGCCTTGGAAAATCCCTTTTATTTGCACGGACACGAACTTTACATAAGTGCCAGTCTGGGCATAGCCATGGTCAATGAACAAAGTCCTAATGCTGAAAACCTAATCCAGCATGCAGATGCCGCTTTATACTACGCCAAAGACGAAGGCAGAAATAACTACCAGTTTTATAGAAAATCCCTGAGTACAAAAACTCCTGAACTCTTGAGTTTAGATAAAAGCTTACGCCATGCTCTAGAACGAGAAGAATTTCTCCTGTATTACCAGCCACGGGTTAACATCATCACAGAAGAAATTACTGGCATGGAAGCTCTATTGCGCTGGTATCACCCAGAAATGGGAATCGTTGCTCCCAGCGTGTTTATTCCTTTAGCAGAAGCTAGTGGATTAATTATCCCCATCGGTGAATGGGTACTTAAACAAGCCTGTGCTCAAAATAAAGCTTGGGAAAATGCAGGTTTCCCACCCATGACGGTGGCAGTAAACCTTTCACTCAAGCAGTTTCGCCAACCCAAACTGGTGGAAATAGTAGCAGGGATTTTACACGTAACAGATCTTGATCTGCAATTTTTGGAGTTAGAAATTACAGAAACAACTGCCATTCAGGATATATAATTTACCACAACTGTACCGGAACATTTAGAGGCCATGGGTGTACTCATTTCCATAGATGATTTTGGTACAGGTCATTCTTCTCGTCACCGTCTACAGGTTTTACCACTCCACAATCTAAAAATCGACAAGTCTTTTGTCAGCGAACTGACCACAGATGATAAAGTAGCTCATATCATCAAGGCTATAGTTGACTTAGGAAGGAGTTTAGGTTTAAAGCTGACTTCTGAGGGAGTAGAAAAACCTGAAGAACTAAATTTCTTGAGGTCGATTAATTGTGATGACGTGCGTGCAAGGATATCTGTTCTATAAACCGCTGTCTATCCAACAAGTAACAGAACTGATGTCCAATAAAAAAATGGTGAATTGTAGGGCTATAGTAGTCTGTCAACCCAAAAGTGACGGGTGAAGGTAAGCAGGGGAAGCAGGGGAAGAAGAGAAATTTTTTTCCTGTCATTACCTGTCAAAATGTCTTAGACAGGTAATGACAGCACGGGGTAAATAAACCAACCATTCCAAATCTCTGAAAAGCTCATAACGTATACATTTTGAATTTTTTTGGGGCAGCCTGCTGGAACCAATATTTTGTTAGCTTAGCTCTTATGAAAGAAGGATTTTGAATTCACGGCGGTACTAGTAGGGGGAAAGAACAACCTTTACCCTTGCCTTAAAAAGTCTAATTACTTTTTTCAGAGGAAATACTATGGAGCGTTCAAAAATAGTTGCAATTATTACAGGTGCAATTTCTATTCTTTTAGCTATTGCCTATCTTATTATTGTCCAAATCCTCGATTATCGTGATATGCATCCAGCCCCTATTATGCAAATAATTTTAGATTTGGGCATTGGGCATTGGGCATTGGGCATTGAAAATTACT
It encodes the following:
- a CDS encoding DDE transposase family protein, which codes for MPTFEVLGLHFSILKTEAKDTFHYWLEILRNVLPASLLEQVEKHDSYYAMATQNKRQETKSCLPRVFLLNRSLEL
- a CDS encoding 6-pyruvoyl trahydropterin synthase family protein; this translates as MPQWKLLTEFTFDSAHYIKDYNGPCGRMHGHTYRVKIEAKSSQLNSSEYCPHPVMVADFRSLRWAKKDVTKGGLDHCVLNEVLPPEYETTAEMIAKYIYAETKKRLPQDVKLKVAVSETPNSWAEYEDD